DNA sequence from the Glycine soja cultivar W05 chromosome 18, ASM419377v2, whole genome shotgun sequence genome:
tagtcccataaataagtcatttttctcttttagacaatgtaaattatataatatatatatatatagtttttggtTCCCACTAACATGACGCTTATTAACATTAACAATTGTTAGCTAGCTACGTTAAGGACcaacgaaaataaaaatattttaggattttttttaatcacaaaagactaaaacaaaaaaaaaatagtaaattaaggAATCAAAAGtatatgtaaaatttattcaatagtatagttttttatattttaaattaaatatttttatttgaatttgtacatCATAATATGTACTGAAATATTTGCATgataaattaaatgtatttaataatcaattagtttaaagaaaaatattaatgttagatgtggatttttttgttgaataatcTTAAATGTTAATaccataaaaaatgaataaaattgtaTTGTAGGTGGATAAAATAAGAACATGAAAGTTACTGAAGCGTCGATACTCAATCCATTTAAATAGGGTCATGCAATCATGCCCAAATTAATATGACATTGACATGTTGACTTATACCATTGAAGGGATTTGAAACTGTAATGACTAATATATGGTTCCAAGATTTCCTTATAAAACTTGCTTGATGTGTAATTTCTGATTATCCAAAAGcaaaataaagactaaaattcGCTTGGTGATTTAATGTGGTTAAATAGACCAAGGAAGGTAATTGGTATATtggaacaaattttttttatcagcaaaaataaattattataaaaagtgaAGTGAGTACAAGATATTTGGAACAAATATCTATTCAAAACATTTGATTTAAAAGATACATTAAACAATgaacatagttttttaaataagtatgaATATTGAATTGTTGACTGTGATTAAACAGAATGATCGGCATTGTTTCGCAGTCAAAGCAGGGGAACTTGAATGGTGAATACCAAGTCAGCCTGTATACAGCAAGGGAGACTATGTTGTTCACGTCAAAGAAGTGAATTGTTTCTCAAGTTTGATAATTAACTGTTGTCTGGAGTGAGTTGTGTCTTCACTCTCCACATAATACTGTCTAGTTTTCTAAttcttttaaatgtttttttttaccataattgataattgttaatttattgataAGTCATAAGTAGTAAAGTAAAATGTTGAGTATATAGATATTTTACTTGTCCTTAGACTgatttatattcaattttaagtaattaattgaagagaaggaatgaaaattaaaggtaaagtaaaattattaagaacagaaaaattaaaattagaaaagataagaaaaacaaacacttcTTATGTAAtattaatcatgtttttttatctaacaTTAATCCAGTTTTTATACACATCTATTCTGATACTCTAATCCTGATTCCTCTggtgaaataatttaatttatctattttttcttccaACTTCTTTTGTGAATAAGATGCATGAATAGACTAAACAAACTCATTTAGATGTTCTTTCCtgttctttagaaaataaacactTTTCAATGTCTACGTCTTAAACAACAGATGCACGAATATGGTGATCAGATCACTATCAATAAcaacaaggacaaaaaataacaataaagacTGGAATTATAAATAGATAATAGGGAATAATTACATTATAAGAGTTTGGCCACTAGGCTTCCAACAATGGGAGTTTAGCCACTCATAATCATGAAAAGACTTTACACTTTAGGGGTTGATGATGATGGAAGAAGAATAGGGATAGATAAGGAGAGAAGAAATGATTGTAGAGatgatttcttttatttgagATGCTCCGACTTTGGGTATATTCAATATAGAGTTATGAGTTTCGGTatgtctttctcctttgctcaaTTAGCTTAAAATTTATGTAACCTCTCGTTAAGCGCAACATCTGGGCTTAGTGAGTATGACAATAGTGATCACTCGCTTAGCGCGAGATTCGCGCTAAACATGCCTTCATATTTCTTTGTGAGCTTTTTTTGCGTTAAGGTTGGACTGGGCGTTGAGCGAGATGTCATACTAATCCTGTCTTGCGTGCTAAGCAAGATGCTCCAACTTCAActtcttgttttttcttcaagtttCTGTATCAATTTACCTCCAaagcatttataatttttcttcttttaaatccTGTTGatcaagaattaaaatgatattaaagtAGAGAAAATCTAACCATTCTTgtataattaaacctaaatttCGTAGTTATCAATAGCTtatgataatattaatgatgatCACTTCTGAGCTTATACATGTTAGTTTCGAGACAGCATAGCTCTTAGtaccattttcttttctttgctttcaaacTATCAGTTGCTTGACTTTTCACTTGTATTTCTTATAATACTTTGCCTACATGTCCTTATGTTTAATTGGAATTTGATTAGTATAGCATGTctaatgtgtatatatatatatatatatatatatatatatatatatatatatatatatatatatatatatatatattcattaggTGCCATTTCTGCTGTCATCattgaatcatgaagatgtatTCATTCTTGACACTGCGTTAAAAATCTTCCTCTTCAGTGGGTGCAACTCTACCGTTCAAGAAACAGCCAAAGCTTTGGAGGTTGTTCAGTATATCAAGGAGAATAAGCATGGTGGAAAATGCCAAGTGGCAACAATAGGTTTGAATATTCCTGTTTTTGTGAGGGAAAAAGATGTTGCAAATCATAATTGTACTATTGTTGCAGAGGATTGAAAATTTGTTGGTGATTCTGATGTGGGTGATTAATTCCGGACTTTATTTGGTGGTTATGCTCCCATATTCCTCGAGATTCTCCTTCTGTTCAGGAATCTAATTAAGGCTCCTCCTATAAAGCTATTTTGGTGAGGTTCATACATCTGTGTGCATAATGTTTGTGTGCTGATGAACCATACTTGCCCAACTTTATTTCTATGTTAAAACATACAAGTTTGTTTTGGATCAATAATTAACTGATTCATATTGATAGTTCAATGGCCAACTTAATGGCATGACATTTTATTGACTAACCtgaattgttttattattagttgagtgataatatgtttaagaaatgtatattcttttttttttatatcaactttccaattttatttttatatatttaactcCTCCCAAATACTATTTCTTAAACTTTTATAAATTGGATACAGGATAACAAAGTGAAAAGATTTatttagaaagataaaaaaaaactaaaatcagaCGTCCATTTACTTACCATCCATCCGGATTTTTCAACTGTAGTAGTGTAGTTATAATGAGTTTTTATCATgaggaaattaaagaaaaaattaaccaCAGTAGAAACTGAAACTAATGCCCATATGGCATGCAGCTGCTTACTAACAAAGCAAACACTACGTAATTGTGAAGGACACTAATTAAACGTGATCTTGAACTAACATATATTTTCGTTGTAAGTCGAATTGGCGCCAAGCTCCCTATAAAGTAACGCGCGAAACCAGTCAaactgaaaaagaaagaagcttgAATAGAATACCTCACTGATCACATTGCAACACAAATAATCAGAAAAGCTAGCACATTGTTCAACAACACATGGAAGGCTACGATACAATGCAAAATGGGTTCCTTCATTATGATTACTTGAAGGCCATCGAAGATGACTTGATGAAGGACAACCAAGACGACCTGCAGTTGAATGACATTGTTGTCAGAGCGTTACTTTCAAGATCAGTTCTTGAACCTCGACTCCAATGGCGAAGAACAATCTCCCAGTATTGCTGCCACCCATCAAGATCAGTTCTTGACAGACTCCGCAATTCAATATGATTACTTGAAGGCTATCGAAGATGACCAAGATGACCAGCAAGAGGTGCAGTTGGATGACGATAATTTTGTCGAGTACTGCTGCTTTCAAGATCAGTTCTTGAACCTGGATCTCAAAGGCGAAGAACAGTCTCCTAATATCATGAAAGGCTCCTCCGCAATGTACGAGCAAAATGGGTTTGCTTTCCCGAAGAATATTGAAGATGAGTTGATGAAGGACGACCAAGAACAAGACCTGCAAGTTCAATGGCAATGTCGTCGAACATTACTTTCAAGGTAAGTTCTTGAAGGATCTTGTGAAGCCGTCCTTGAAGGAGATATTGTTCAACTTCAACAACATTGAGCCTGGAAAGGAATCGCACCTCACCCATACTGAGCCCAACAGTAGCATTAAGTTATTGCATGAATGTTGGTCTGAACAAGAACACAGGtgcaaatttttttgaaatattatttaaataaatattatgcaTTGACTCATATTTTATGATTAAGTACATGTTTTTAGGGTTTGGGTCACCTTTTGTTGGATTACAAGTGTGTTAGGGGTGTGAGAAAAAGCCTCGCCGTACAGTAGAGGCTTAACATTCTAAATTGCATCTTTGGTATATTCTCTATAAACTTGGTTTAATTCTATTTGCCaaataaaataacagaaaaatggACCCTTGAGAATGTAGACACATTTGTTCGAAACTTGTTAAATCTTACCTTATCAAcaataaattcttttaatatttctttccttgtttcatgttgttttattaaaaatattttttctctccaaTATTTTAGTGTTGTTTTAAAGCTTTAAAAATTCACATTACATTTCCTTTTATGTGACAGGTTATTTCTCCTTGGTGTTGAAAAATATCATAAAGGAAGTTGGAAAGACATTTCAAGAGATTTTGTTCCATCAAGAAATCCTACGTACTCAGAATGCTAGTGATGCCCAAAAGTATTTGGAACGAATCAAAATACCAAAGGAAGAGAGGCATAGACGACGACAAACCTTTACAAGACATTGTTTCTCCCGACATTGTCTCCCAAGCAATATGGGTGGATATGATGAGTATTCTGTTATTGATCCTTACTACACTGAGCAGCAGCCGAATTGGTTTCCTACGATGCAATTCAACCTCAACAACTCTATGGGGGCTGATCAAATGGGTAGATGACATGGATATGTTAATGATAGCTTTTGAACGTGAAACTTGCTAGGACCTTCATAGCTTTTATTCAACTGCTAAACTATGGTTAAGTTCtttattatttgttgttttgttcGTTTAGTTTAGTGTTGTGATGACTGTTTAAGTTACACATATGGTGGGAGTTCCCCACCTCTTTTAATCTCTCAGCAGCTCCTTAATTAGGTACAGACACGAGCTTCCCGCATATAGGTTCGCATAGTTTTGCAATATTGGGTTTGATTTGGTCCCCCAAGTGTTTTGTGTTTTGTCTATTCTTCTTGCCATCAATATATTTTGGTGTGCAGTTTTGGCCTTTGTAGGAAGTGGTATCAAGTAGTTGGGattgttaaaaataatcttaaagaaaaaagatcttaaaagtgattaaaactAACCGTATTTTTGGATAGAgttagttattaataaaattgataaatattttataataaataataagatggttaaaaaaaattaacaaacctaAACTTAAATTGTTTAGGTCAAACCAAAACTCAAatcaagtttaaatttaaattgttcatgtgaaaccaaatttaaaaaatgaaatcaaatgcTAATTTAGTTATAATACATTTTAAGTTCAAACCAaagttttttattcttacaCCACAAATCTCAACTAAGGAATTTGGCTTATCAAATTTAGTACAAAAGTTTCtcttaattacattttattttcatttatgacTTTTTAAACCTCAATTCTTTCCTTtcagaaaaattgaatttaaaattttgttggaAGGAATCAATCCCAATTCTTTTTAGAGCAATATAATGTTGTTCTGTCAGACTCTTTTAATACTCCTAATTAATCGAAAACTGTTACAATTATTTTGATAGAAACAAAATGTAAgagagtaaaattaatttaagacttaaaattttaaataacaaaatgtaCTAGGGTAAGGTTCGCAACCATGTTATTTAATAAAGTGTTTGAcagaatgaaattaaataaaatgaaaataaataaaaataaaatttttgaattaaaataaaatataagtgtatatttaattgaaattagaaatattatatgcatattttaatacaaattcaaatgatagaaacataatgaaagtaaaaataagaatataactttttaacaaaattattgttatttcaaaaatatttttttacttgaaaattaatcataaactaaAAGTATTTCACTTCATTTACGGTGGATttctattcatttttaattctgTTTCAccgcaaacaaaaaaaaaaacggcACCTTAGTCTTAGACTTACACCAACGTTTCTTTCCTTACTCCAACCGCTCTTGTAGAACATCAACCTTTTTCCCGTTACGACCGCTTCCAATCACATCAAACACGTGTTCTCCTTCTC
Encoded proteins:
- the LOC114396311 gene encoding uncharacterized protein LOC114396311, whose amino-acid sequence is MTLLSERYFQDQFLNLDSNGEEQSPSIAATHQDQFLTDSAIQYDYLKAIEDDQDDQQEVQLDDDNFVEYCCFQDQFLNLDLKGEEQSPNIMKGSSAMYEQNGFAFPKNIEDELMKDDQEQDLQVQWQCRRTLLSRLFLLGVEKYHKGSWKDISRDFVPSRNPTYSEC